Proteins from one Cellulosilyticum lentocellum DSM 5427 genomic window:
- a CDS encoding AAA family ATPase, translating into MLITNIKVTDLYGLHNYDIAFDKEECLKIIHAPNGYGKTTILKLIRAILEGYIDELQQIPFKRFIIVCDPAITVEVYKENNEMYYHFISGQFEETYQVGLDKNAELSASILNRLKSITKEMPIYLINADRLWLEKKEYTDAAHMFLPTVLEYAKELSELMREALAQSNYCGQELDRSFPNRLIKRLNDTEASYLSIEEIREQLQELEKKRTILESAGLFSNVPVALPEELSQVDEKILKVLTLYIEDSHEKLRAFESLATKINLLATLINKRFSYKVMEVNMKDGFVFKVPTKEKLRADKLSSGEQNELILLFKLLFKSPANAIILIDEPEISLHIAWQQSFLEDMEAIATLTKVKLIIATHSPDIINGRWDLTTGLEEC; encoded by the coding sequence ATGTTGATTACAAATATTAAAGTAACAGATTTGTATGGGCTTCATAACTATGACATTGCTTTTGATAAGGAGGAATGTCTTAAAATTATTCATGCACCTAATGGATATGGTAAGACAACGATTTTGAAGTTAATTAGAGCTATTTTAGAAGGTTATATTGATGAACTGCAGCAGATTCCCTTTAAACGTTTTATCATTGTTTGTGATCCAGCTATTACAGTGGAAGTCTATAAGGAAAATAATGAAATGTACTATCATTTTATTAGTGGTCAATTTGAAGAGACCTATCAAGTAGGTCTAGACAAAAATGCTGAATTAAGTGCTTCTATTTTAAATCGTTTAAAAAGCATTACTAAAGAAATGCCCATTTATTTAATTAATGCAGATCGTCTATGGCTAGAGAAAAAGGAATATACAGATGCTGCCCACATGTTTTTACCCACTGTATTAGAGTATGCTAAAGAATTAAGTGAATTAATGAGAGAAGCTTTAGCACAGTCCAATTATTGTGGACAGGAGTTAGATAGAAGTTTTCCTAATCGTCTGATTAAGCGCCTTAATGATACAGAAGCATCTTACCTAAGTATAGAAGAGATAAGGGAGCAGTTACAAGAATTAGAGAAAAAACGAACCATTTTAGAAAGTGCAGGGCTTTTTTCCAATGTTCCAGTAGCTTTACCAGAAGAACTTTCACAAGTAGATGAAAAAATTCTTAAAGTGCTAACTTTATATATTGAAGATAGTCATGAAAAGTTAAGAGCTTTTGAAAGTTTGGCAACTAAAATTAATTTATTAGCTACTTTAATTAATAAGCGATTTTCTTATAAAGTCATGGAAGTCAATATGAAGGATGGTTTTGTATTTAAAGTACCTACAAAGGAAAAATTACGAGCAGATAAACTTTCTTCAGGAGAGCAAAATGAACTGATTTTGCTTTTTAAACTCTTATTTAAATCACCTGCTAATGCAATTATCTTAATAGATGAACCAGAGATTTCTTTGCATATTGCATGGCAACAGAGCTTCCTTGAAGATATGGAAGCTATTGCAACTTTAACGAAGGTGAAATTAATTATTGCTACACATTCACCAGATATCATTAATGGAAGATGGGACTTAACAACTGGTTTGGAGGAATGCTGA